The following proteins are encoded in a genomic region of Nymphalis io chromosome 16, ilAglIoxx1.1, whole genome shotgun sequence:
- the LOC126774530 gene encoding monocarboxylate transporter 6-like — MSPKPILVKTENQKSIILTPSRIVSRPDNLEGGEETEIAAQILVPQEGGWGWIVVAASFLSVFILDGVTFTFGSLIKDMSNDFNISDSFIAFVNSLAIAIYFIAGPMASAFINRFGFRSCIMSGSVLSSLSLFISYFSTNYPSLCLFYGCFAGFGYCLINMAAGLVVGFYFEKLRSLALAIATCGSSIGIMVFYPLNTYLVKLAGWRTVTLLHSGLLGITYFLGMTFQPLLSFTVAKTTEDPTRTVTYLPSLSTAAVRPMVSRTKAEGLVPTATERLFCAVSNLNFPTAAAVVDDNKFTSDAQPGPSTGAVSKLTLTANAPQGGISPRQLKQFQSIMSRTSIQDKKTIEITVTVEPPKKTGCCGRLCNWDQHVPQSRPMYRDDVFYDGKLDKLPVYQKSKMTTETSKTGLEYQLAVSRAATAIDLRERRGVFTTAARRVLATMMDPKLLKKKSFLCLCFAGMLIYVGFLVPYVYIQEKNIEAGLDPQHCSLFVSVIGFSNAAGRLILGAVACYFDPLYVYVFAMLISGISTMASNLSFSLYYQYLYCFIFGFFVSSVASLRSMVLVTLYGLDNLTNATGIVLLFQGIGSLISTPVAGVLKNVYGFTVSFYIAGIFITIGGLILLPVKGMSFKEQKRTLPTVQT, encoded by the coding sequence ATGTCTCCTAAGCCAATTCTTGTGAAAACTGAAAATCAAAAGAGTATTATATTAACACCAAGTAGAATAGTAAGTCGACCCGATAATCTTGAAGGCGGTGAAGAAACTGAAATAGCTGCACAAATATTAGTGCCCCAAGAAGGTGGATGGGGTTGGATTGTAGTTGCGGCTtcatttttaagtgtttttatatTAGATGGAGTAACCTTCACTTTTGGGAGTTTGATAAAAGATATGTCGaacgattttaatatttcagattCTTTTATAGCTTTTGTGAACTCTTTGGCAATagcgatttattttattgcaggTCCTATGGCTTCCGCATTTATCAATCGTTTTGGTTTTAGATCTTGTATAATGTCGGGATCTGTACTTAGCTCGTTATCTTTGTTCATTTCTTATTTTTCAACCAACTATCCAtcactttgtttattttatggcTGTTTCGCAGGCTTTGGCTACTGTCTAATTAATATGGCAGCCGGTCTTGTTGTAGGATTCTATTTTGAAAAGTTACGTTCGCTAGCGTTGGCTATAGCAACATGTGGTTCAAGTATAGGTATCATGGTATTTTATCCATTAAACACCTACTTGGTCAAATTAGCTGGATGGCGAACTGTTACACTATTGCACTCCGGGCTTCTTGGTATAACTTACTTTTTGGGTATGACCTTCCAACCCTTACTCTCATTTACAGTTGCGAAGACAACAGAGGACCCTACACGTACTGTTACCTATTTACCAAGTTTATCAACTGCTGCAGTACGTCCCATGGTGTCTCGTACCAAGGCTGAAGGACTAGTGCCCACAGCTACCGAACGCTTATTTTGTGCCGtttcaaatttgaattttcCAACTGCAGCTGCTGTAGTAGATGACAATAAATTTACATCAGATGCTCAACCTGGTCCGTCAACGGGAGCAGTATCTAAATTAACATTAACTGCAAATGCTCCTCAGGGTGGTATTAGTCCTAGACAGTTAAAACAATTTCAGTCTATTATGTCAAGAACAAGTATTCAAGATAAAAAGACCATTGAAATAACAGTAACTGTAGAACCGCCTAAAAAAACTGGTTGTTGCGGTCGTTTATGTAATTGGGATCAACATGTACCCCAATCTCGCCCAATGTATCGAGATGATGTATTTTACGATGGCAAATTAGATAAACTTCCAGTTTACCAAAAAAGTAAGATGACAACAGAAACATCCAAAACTGGTTTAGAATATCAGTTGGCCGTCTCCAGAGCAGCAACAGCTATAGACTTACGAGAAAGAAGAGGAGTATTTACAACAGCTGCTAGAAGAGTGCTTGCAACAATGATGGACCCTAAACTATTGaagaaaaaatcatttttgtgtTTATGCTTTGCTGGCATGTTAATTTATGTAGGGTTTTTAGTTCCTTATGTATACATACAAGAGAAAAATATTGAAGCTGGCCTAGATCCCCAGCATTGTTCTTTATTTGTGAGTGTTATAGGCTTTTCTAATGCTGCAGGCAGGTTGATATTAGGGGCTGTCGCCTGTTATTTTGATCCgctatatgtgtatgtatttgcTATGTTAATATCGGGAATCAGCACGATGGCTTCAAACTTgtcatttagtttatattatcaatatttgtattgttttatttttggtttctTTGTTTCAAGTGTTGCTTCTTTAAGAAGTATGGTATTAGTAACTTTGTATGGGCTGGATAATTTAACAAATGCTACAGGgattgttttattgtttcagGGCATTGGTAGTTTAATTAGCACTCCAGTTGCAGGTgtacttaaaaatgtatatggATTCACGGTGTCCTTTTATATTGCTGGAATATTTATAACGATCGGTGGTCTTATTCTATTGCCCGTCAAAGGAATGTCTTTCAAAGAACAAAAACGAACTTTACCAACAGTTCAAACTTAA
- the LOC126774188 gene encoding DNA replication factor Cdt1, with protein sequence MSQTTLTTFFNSRKRPATDDIVSSKHKIAHIDRTTECATKSKKNLIPKNFEQGTVKDKLNTNIKQSNAISNKINSELKQNVNVSEAAGKNNLAENPKNVEAFSKKVNAANIVKNNDPSKIQSVDLARKELSLGDIKKRLTGSSRLAELRATADRLSKGIQQLKDTTEKKNLKEFKSIDVDVPQSPSKKSIIRNDLMSPKKETITEVSQQRLFLSPRKVVVSPIKSPSKVPAYIRHASLASSTPSLNLPHHYRFLAELFRSMETAVTLLYNRKEKITFSKLKPSVQEMLKRTFSEKHLAQIKHLVPDFYNFEVQKVKNFSTSSHKDTFELIISPNFPNDIKMINPLVQLERRRYFYDTLLQVVKKHHAQFLASLDPPIDIPDNKLVRWHPEFDLEKIPEIECAKLPEMPNTEKYSSAQDVLAKARELFKCNTKMERALEKLAQAKARGLTEQEKAVTGINDTPVTRNISTQASQSTSGVQILNPALRNLPTALLEKVKAKQAAKALEAMTRSTEYEQNYLTYSRLPDLARTLRNIFVTERKNVLALNVVLSKLDSSFKSNVSASDLHKDIKLITEEAPEWIKLHDIRNTTYLKLDKNTDLKVITSKLENAAAKYKTN encoded by the exons ATGTCTCAAACAACActtacaactttttttaatagtagGAAGAGACCAGCTACCGATGATATCGTAAGTTCTAAACACAAAATTGCCCACATCGATCGTACGACAGAATGTGCTACAAAATCTAAGAAAAATCTTATACCAAAGAACTTTGAACAAGGTACAGTAAAAGATAAATTGAACACCAATATTAAACAGTCGAATGCAATCTCTAATAAAATCAATtcagaattaaaacaaaacgtaaaTGTATCTGAAGCAGCAGGAAAGAATAACTTAGCGGAGAATCCAAAGAATGTAGAGGCTTTTTCAAAAAAAGTAAACGCtgcaaatattgttaaaaataatgaccCCTCCAAAATTCAAAGTGTTGATTTGGCTAGAAAAGAGCTAAGCCTTGGTGATATCAAAAAGAGGTTAACGGGAAGTAGTAGACTAGCTGAACTAAGAGCAACGGCGGATCGTCTTAGCAAAGGTATTCAACAGCTCAAAGATACAACTGAAAAGAAAAATCTGAAagaatttaaatcaattgatGTGGATGTCCCCCAGAG TCCAAGCAAGAAATCAATAATTCGCAATGATTTGATGTCACCTAAGAAGGAAACAATTACAGAAGTTTCTCAACAGAGGCTTTTTCTATCTCCTAGAAAAGTAGTTGTCAGCCCTATCAAGAGCCCCAGCAag GTACCAGCATACATACGACATGCATCTCTTGCATCTTCTACTCCTAGCTTAAATCTACCTCATCACTATAGGTTTTTAGCTGAGTTATTCCGTAGCATGGAAACAGCTGTCACACTTCTATATAATAGGAAGGAAAAGATAACTTTTAGCAAACTGAAGCCATCTGTACAAGAAATGCTTAAAAGAACATTTTCTGAGAAACATTTGGCTCAAATAAAGCATTTAGTTCCAGATTTCTACAATTTTGAAGTCCAGAAAGTGAAAAATTTCAGTACATCATCCCACAAAGACACATTTGAATTGATAATTTCTCCTAATTTCCCGAATGACATCAAAATGATTAATCCTCTAGTACAACTAGAACGACGAAGATATTTCTATGATACACTCTTACAAGTGGTTAAGAAGCATCATGCCCAATTCTTGGCATCTCTTGACCCACCAATTGATATACCAGATAACAAATTGGTTCGTTGGCATCCTGAGTTTGACCTGGAAAAAATTCCAGAAATAGAATGTGCCAAGTTGCCTGAAATGCCTAATACTGAGAAATATTCTTCAGCTCAAGATGTTCTTGCCAAAGCAAGGGAATTGTTTAAATGTAACACAAAGATGGAAAGGGCACTGGAGAAACTTGCACAGGCCAAAGCAAGAGGCTTAACTGAACAAGAAAAAGCTGTAACAGGAATAAATGATACTCCAGttacaagaaatatttcaaCACAAGCAAGTCAATCAACAAGTGGAGTACAAATCTTAAATCCGGCACTTCGCAATTTGCCAACCGCTTTATTAGAGAAAGTAAAGGCTAAACAAGCAGCTAAAGCCCTTGAAGCTATGACAAGATCTACTGAATATGAGCAAAACTATTTAACCTATAGTAGACTTCCTGATCTTGCTAGGACCTTGAGAAACATTTTTGTTACGgaaagaaaaaatgttttagcgCTGAATGTTGTTCTGTCTAAACTAGACAGCAGTTTTAAGTCTAATGTCTCTGCTAGTGATTTACACAAAGACATTAAACTGATAACAGAAGAGGCTCCTGAGTGGATTAAACTACATGATATTAGAAAcactacttatttaaaattggataaaaatacagatttaaAAGTCATTACTTCCAAACTAGAAAATGCTGCAGccaaatacaaaacaaattag
- the LOC126774193 gene encoding SRSF protein kinase 3 gives MSSKSDVNRRVLAIQAKKKRHKLGKKKNREEDHGAGGQGNGLRNQNQNRLEPTHSSSNETIEEDEDEQYASDDEEQEDSADYCKGGYHPVKIGDLFLNRYHVTRKLGWGHFSTVWLCWDLVDKRFVALKVVKSAPHFTETALDEIKILKAVRDSDPTDPKRNKTVQLLNDFKITGVNGTHVCMVFEVLGHHLLKLILKSNYRGIPRENVKTIIRQVLEGLDYLHTKCKIIHTDIKPENVLVCVDEAYIRKLAAEATELHSLGLRLPHSLISTAPKEFQEQVVTGKMSRNKKKKLKKKAKRQSMLLKKQMEQIEEMEEQKKTGNNSESAPMSQDNDDSPQTPEEVSVIENTRSENDTNINGCNDMQRTDDDVFDTDAEAVQVRSKQYGCGDDPSTPMSEGEMTDTPPSFNSQNKGKTLEKKPDPAFDVCEVEVKIADLGNACWVHRHFTEDIQTRQYRSLEVLLSAGYGTSADIWSTACMAFELATGDYLFEPHSGDGYSRDEDHLAHIIELLGDIPKRIAASGKYSKIFFNKKGELRNITGLKPWGLVSVLTEKYEWSLRDAEEFADFLKPMLDFDPNRRATAYECLQHPWLKQIKLEQNESEE, from the coding sequence atgaGTTCTAAATCAGATGTAAACAGAAGGGTACTCGCCATTCAGGCGAAAAAGAAAAGGCATAAACTCGGAAAGAAGAAAAATCGTGAGGAAGACCACGGCGCTGGTGGACAAGGAAACGGGCTGCGCAATCAAAATCAGAATCGTCTTGAACCGACACATAGTTCTTCTAATGAAACGATTGAGGAGGACGAAGACGAGCAATATGCCAGTGACGACGAAGAACAAGAAGACAGCGCCGACTACTGTAAGGGTGGATACCATCCTGTCAAAATTGGAGACCTATTCCTGAATCGCTACCACGTCACTAGGAAGTTGGGTTGGGGTCATTTTTCTACAGTGTGGCTGTGTTGGGATCTCGTTGACAAGCGATTTGTCGCCTTGAAAGTTGTTAAGTCTGCGCCTCATTTTACAGAAACAGCTTTagatgaaatcaaaatattgaaaGCTGTTCGTGACAGTGATCCAACGGATCCCAAGAGAAATAAAACGGTTCAATtgcttaatgattttaaaattacaggGGTGAATGGAACACATGTGTGTATGGTGTTTGAAGTCCTAGGGCATCACCTGTTAAAATTGATACTAAAGTCTAATTATAGAGGCATTCCCCGTGAAAATGTGAAAACTATTATACGCCAAGTACTGGAAGGCTTAGATTACCTCCAtactaaatgtaaaataattcatacGGATATTAAACCTGAAAATGTGTTAGTGTGTGTTGATGAAGCATATATTCGTAAATTGGCAGCTGAAGCTACTGAGCTACATTCCTTGGGGCTCAGATTACCCCATTCCTTGATCAGCACTGCACCAAAGGAATTTCAGGAACAGGTTGTCACAGGTAAAATGAGTAGAAATAAAAAGAAGAAGTTAAAGAAAAAAGCTAAACGTCAATCAATGCTTCTTAAAAAACAAATGGAACAAATAGAAGAAATGGAAGAACAAAAAAAGACGGGTAATAATAGTGAGTCGGCACCCATGTCCCAAGATAATGATGACTCTCCCCAAACACCAGAGGAAGTTAGTGTAATAGAAAACACGCGCTCTGAGAATGACACTAACATAAATGGGTGTAATGATATGCAAAGAACAGACGATGATGTTTTCGATACTGATGCTGAGGCAGTTCAGGTCAGAAGTAAGCAGTATGGATGTGGAGATGATCCTAGCACTCCTATGTCAGAAGGGGAGATGACAGATACTCCACCTTCCTTTAATTCACAAAACAAAGGTaaaacattagaaaaaaaacctGACCCTGCATTTGATGTGTGTGAAGTGGAGGTTAAAATAGCAGACTTAGGTAATGCCTGTTGGGTTCATCGACACTTTACTGAAGATATCCAAACAAGACAGTATCGTTCCCTAGAAGTTTTACTTAGTGCAGGTTATGGTACATCTGCCGATATATGGAGCACAGCCTGCATGGCCTTTGAATTAGCTACTGGAGATTATCTTTTTGAGCCACACTCAGGAGATGGGTATAGTCGTGATGAAGATCATCTGGCTCACATTATTGAGCTTCTTGGAGACATTCCTAAAAGAATTGCGGCATCaggaaaatattcaaaaatatttttcaataaaaaaggtGAACTAAGAAATATCACTGGGCTAAAACCATGGGGCTTAGTATCTGTTCTCACTGAAAAGTATGAGTGGAGTCTAAGGGATGCAGAGGAATTTGCTGATTTTCTGAAGCCTATGCTGGACTTTGACCCTAATCGGCGAGCCACTGCTTATGAGTGCCTTCAGCACCCTTGGTTGAAGCAAATAAAGCTAGAACAAAATGAGTCTGAGGAATAA